In Saccharomyces eubayanus strain FM1318 chromosome X, whole genome shotgun sequence, the genomic window CCTGTTCAggaatattattgaaaaccATTGCATTGATTACGCCGAAATAAGACCCTGTGATATATTGCAAGAGATCAATTGTATGGGCAAACGACGTAGTGACTAAGTCTACGCCTTTGCCGACTTCATATAGGTATGAGGGAGATTTTAGAGGTCTTTCGTAACCATACCACCCACCATTTCCAGTTACTTCGATTGAATTAATATCCCCTATGTGTCCTTCCTCTATCAGCTCTTTAGATCTTATGATGTATGGTGATTTACGTCCTTGTAAAGAGATTATTGTCTGCAGCCCACGTTCTGATGCGGCATGGAAAACAGTTTCCATTTCCTTCACAGAATATACGAGTCCCCATTCCATGaataaatatttcaagTTACAATTGGCACGAGAATATTCCAGTAGCGGCATTAGTAAGTCAAAATAGCTAGCAGTTCGCACGCTAAATACTACCATATCGACATTGGAAGATGAGGCGAACGACTCTAGCGTCGGGTATGCCACGGCATTGGTTAACTTCAGATCTCTGATGGTGGCTATAGATGaatctatttttttgttgtacAGTGCTGTAATTTGGAATTGCGATGATAACTGTAAAATGGCTTGATAATGCGTCTTGACAGCCCATCCTTTCGAAGAGGACAATCCGATAAAGCCCACTCTAATCGGTGAAGATTTCGGTATTGTCGAGTATTCAGATCTTTGCTTGCGGTTCATTTTATTTCTCTACGTTTCTCTACGTTTCACTTGAAATACCCTCCCCCAATATgttctatttttcttcctctgaaggtgtttatatatttattcttCAATCTTTACGTACCGACCATCCGTTTATTTACTCATTCCTGATATAACCgcacatatatataaagagaaGCTGATATGGCGAAAAAGCGATTAAGGTACCAATGAGCTCTAGTTTTACTGCAGTGAAGACTCATGACATAGTTGCAACCCACAAACTGGGCACAGACAAGCTACAGTATCACTACAGAGCCCTTACGAATAGAGTTTTTCCTTGAGGATGAACTGACATAATAATAGAGACTAATAGAACCCCTCACTAAGGGAAGATGCGCTCATTTTTAATGTTCGGCGTACGGTGGGCCGAAAAATGGCGACGGCACCGGCAGCAGGACGTCGTTGGTCCGGGGATGTTCTCGAAGGATTATGGGCAGAAATATCCGCTCGATCAACTCACCAAGCGTATCCACTAAAACCAGAGGATTATAGGGCCAGATTTATCCAGCTTTTTATCTGGTATTTTTCCCAAAAAGTTCCGAAAAATGGTGTGCTTATTTTCTGTCTgaacaaatattttttttttaactagGTTGCGAAACTTTGGGAAAAACTGATCCGATGGATTCTATTGTCCACTGTAATCCACCGGAAAAACCGTTCAGTTAATAGAGACAGTGTTTTACACTCGCAGTTGCAACTGAACAGAGCTGAAGTCTCTCCTTCCTCgcaaaatgaaagaacGAAATTACTCAGGCATAATAAGTGCCATTTTTTAAGTGTTATTGACCTGTAAAATTGtatgataattttttggaCTCCATTATTCTTAACGTTATAAaattatgtatatagattatactagagattctcctcatggatttaggaatccacaaaaaggaatcagtaattttgcataatattataaatgattctgttcctctttttatatgttgtcattcattgatcctattacaatatcaatccttgcgcttcagcttccattaatttcgacgacactttgaatcttaacttactggtctcGTAGTTTATGTCgtcttttaacaccgtatataatagtaatagatggacaatagttgaatcttgttccaacacAACAATTCTTGTTTCAGATATTTCATCATATATGAATTAATGTGTGTCTGCAGACACCTATtccaacattttctttgaaacagaaaaagagaaggatTAAGTATGATACATCAAGAAAGCCGCTCAGAATAGGTAGGATACGATATTGGAACACGTTATATAAATCCGTGATAGTTTAATGGTCAGAATGGGCGCTTGTCGCGTGCCAGATCGGGGTTCAATTCCCCGTCGCggagattttttcattttttttaatcaTATCGTATCTACTGGATGTTTAGCACCATTGGAAGATATTGACTACTAATCGGCCAGCTGGTGATTCCTTCTCTgtattttaaaaatatatgtatattaaATACAGACGTACactttgagaaaaaaattagttATTTTTAGTAATACTTATAATGCAATGATGGCTTCTCGATACCCGAACCCATCCCAAGACCTATTCCAACTCCATGTCCTCATGGATTTCCATTTTACCTGCCTCTAAATCAGAGGATAGTttcggttttttttcatgatgGGTCTCTTCATGCTCGTTTTCTAACGCTGTTACGTCATTGGAATTCATATCCCCCCGACCGTGATTTATTGTTCGTATTTTCCAGGATTTTATACGATTAGCATTTCTCGGTGGGTGCTCAACACTCAAGGGAGGAACGGAGAGTCTAAATTTAGGTACGACGTTTACATTGGCATCTGCGAGATTCGAATTTGATTCATTGAAGTTAAAGTTATATTTAGACTCGTAATCTCTTTTGGAATGCTCTTTTTGAGTCTCAGATTCACGTTGCTGGTTTTCGCTCAATTTGGGtttcctttccttttcttttacgCAATTTATGGACTTGTCCTGAGAATTTGACaaaatatcatttttttgtttgtaaCACCATGCCTTTAACTCATCAGTCGTCATATTTGAGTCCAGCGCATACAGCATATCATCTAAACAGGTCAGGTACCCTTGGTGTTTTGTTAAAGAGTTCTTTTCATTGGCTACTCTATACAGTCTTGTTACCGCATTGGCGGCTAGCTTGAATTCTTGAGAGAGTTCTAGGTTGAGGTTATCAATAGCTTGCTTTGTGGGGGGTTGCTCTGGAGGCAAACTGGATTCTAGTGAATGCAATCGTTCCATTGTAATACGGGTTTATATGTCTTTAGAAATTCAATGTATAATATCGATATCGACCACTTTCAAAGCGTCCACTTCAGCGTATTTATATGGATAGCAACAGAATTTTTAccacttgaaaaaagtaccCAGAAAAAGTATGacagaaaatgaatgtTCTGAACTGTCTGCAATTTGTTGAATCCAAAGTATATATTtcgaagagaaaaaagctATATTCTTGCTCCAAGATGGCTctaaaactgaaaaaaaaaaggactATCAGAATTTTTTCCATGCGCCTTTTATCACTTCTGcgaaaaattgaaaaggttTAGTGGGTAACACAAGAAAGACACTAGAAAGCTTGTTCAGCACATCTTACCAGCTTGGGGCGACAGATTGATGAATGTCTGTAAATGAAGAAGTAAGGCTGACGCTGAACCTTGGAAACAGAGTAAAGTaaagcaaagaaacaataatagttgattaaaaaaaatatctccCGGGGGCGAGTCGAACGCCCGATCTCAAGATTTCGTGGTAATAAATTACAGTCTTGCGCCTTAGACCAACTTGGCTACCGAGAGTTGTTATTTTATAATATCCGAAAGTAAATTATGACTAACACCAACTATTACCAATCCTTTAGTATTAGCAGTAGCTGCACTCAATCAGTGTAAAGCTGTTGGAATATGTGACTACGGATGTACACTTATTCGTattaataaccatttaaattgtatgatgatctttgggattccattgtttcttaatgttataatattacgtatatagattatactagatattctcctcatggatttaggaatccacagaaaggaatcaataCTTTTGCATGgttattataaatgattctgttcctctttttatatgttgtcattcattgatcctattacaatatcaatccttgcgcttcagcttccattaatttcgacgacactttaaatcttaacttactggtcttgtaatttatgtcatcttttaacaccgtatatattagtaatagatggacaatagttgaatcttgttccaacacGTATAAATTGGAGTAAGCaaactcaaaaacaatttatCTATTTATTCGTATACGATATGAGAAAGGAATGTAAACGAATAAATAATCTGGTAAttagtgaagataagataaagatctattaattgatcagAAACCAGTATATAAGCAGATGAGTTATAACTGATAACTCATTAATAATGCATAAACCATATTTGAACCATTAGGTTATacataaccaatcagcgtgtgttttatatacctctcttatataatttaagaaagaactgcttattcttaattattacaaattACTAAActactaattatcaacaaaagCACTATTTCAGTCTCATCTCATTGTTACTCAAGGTATTCAAtagaactttttttcttgttcctgAGGCACTGACGCCCGGGCACTAACTGACGATGGCTCTTGTACTTCGAAGGGGAGCAGTAGCCTTGAATAGTACAGAATGGGATTGGGCTACGCTACGCTTGGAGACAATGTTATTTCCAATATTACGCAAGATTGCTAATTTCCGTTTTTGTAGATTTTCGGACCCATGAGAACAGCTTCTAGAATAATTCTCACGCATACTATCacaaaagtaaataaaaattgaATCTCAGAATTTATCATCCAAATTTACAGATCAATATAGTGGCACTTTTACGGTTGGTTTATACGTACATAGTAATAGCCGCTATTGAACGAACTCAGGGACTAAAAAGTGTTCACAATCGAGTAAAATCCGTAGCTTGAATAATCCCTATTTCCTCTTTATGATGTCGGAACGACTTTGTACCCGAAAGTGTTGCAGCTAAAACGTCAATGATGGTATGGtaattgcattttttgaGGCTTTGCGCATGACTCATTTGTAATGGACGAACTTATAGGAGGGCATTGATATAAGAAATGCCAAAAAACGACTTCGATGCgtatgtttttttgacGCGTAATGCTAAACCGTAACTGTTAACCTGGCGATGGAAAATATAACGTGTTTGTAGGAGGCTTACTTTCGAACTATGCCGAATCTAACCTGAACAAAGCAGTTGAGATTACCAAAGATGGGCCGTGGTAAGT contains:
- a CDS encoding Gfo/Idh/MocA family protein; its protein translation is MNRKQRSEYSTIPKSSPIRVGFIGLSSSKGWAVKTHYQAILQLSSQFQITALYNKKIDSSIATIRDLKLTNAVAYPTLESFASSSNVDMVVFSVRTASYFDLLMPLLEYSRANCNLKYLFMEWGLVYSVKEMETVFHAASERGLQTIISLQGRKSPYIIRSKELIEEGHIGDINSIEVTGNGGWYGYERPLKSPSYLYEVGKGVDLVTTSFAHTIDLLQYITGSYFGVINAMVFNNIPEQELVDEFGRKLGKTVPKTVPDHLLFQGTLLKSNVPVSCSFKGGSPTKKFTKNLVIDIHGTKGDLKLEGDAGFIEISNLVLYYRGVKVNEFPNKKGQVIYEESFGDEVTEVFHLRNYNAMVGNIYRLYESIADFHFNSKNIPDLPSTFVMQGFEYEGFPTLMDGLILCRLIESVYKSSSLGATLNVSNISRYQ